In Pongo abelii isolate AG06213 chromosome X, NHGRI_mPonAbe1-v2.0_pri, whole genome shotgun sequence, one DNA window encodes the following:
- the LOC100455522 gene encoding kita-kyushu lung cancer antigen 1: MNFYLILASGILCALMIVFWKYRRFQRNTGEMSSNSTALALVRPSSTGLINSNTDNNLAVYDLSRDILNNFPHSIAMQKRILGNLSRVENKLVELEHTLLSKGFRGASPHRKST; this comes from the exons ATGAACTTCTATTTAATCCTAGCGAGCGGCATTCTGTGTGCCTTGATGATTGTCTTCTGGAAATACCGCCGCTTTCAG AGAAACACTGGCGAAATGTCATCAAATTCAACTGCTCTTGCACTAGTGAGACCCTCTTCTACCGGGTTAATTAACAGCAATACAGACAACAATCTTGCAGTCTACGACCTCTCTcgggatattttaaataatttcccaCACTCAATAGCCATGCAGAAGCGAATATTGGGAAACCTCAGTAGGGTGGAAAACAAGCTGGTTGAACTGGAACATACTCTACTTAGCAAGGGTTTCAGAGGTGCATCACCTCACCGGAAATCCACCTAA